One genomic region from Spirulina subsalsa PCC 9445 encodes:
- a CDS encoding response regulator, with protein sequence MKMALIVEDGVTDREFLTRQLQESGLTVMTAGSVEEAQGKLGQSKPDIIFLDVILPGQSGFEFCRFLKSSPDTKQIPVVICSTKGTDVDKTWGTMLGADDYLIKPVDPDALKKTLSRLRF encoded by the coding sequence ATGAAGATGGCGCTTATTGTTGAAGATGGTGTGACAGATCGGGAGTTTTTAACCCGTCAACTACAAGAATCGGGGTTAACGGTCATGACGGCTGGAAGTGTAGAAGAAGCGCAAGGAAAATTAGGTCAAAGTAAACCGGATATTATTTTCTTGGATGTGATTCTACCGGGTCAAAGTGGTTTTGAGTTTTGTCGTTTTTTAAAAAGTAGTCCCGACACGAAACAAATTCCGGTTGTCATTTGTTCGACTAAGGGGACGGATGTTGATAAAACATGGGGGACGATGTTGGGGGCGGATGATTATTTAATTAAGCCTGTGGATCCTGATGCGTTGAAAAAAACCTTGAGTCGATTGAGATTTTAG
- a CDS encoding DUF3086 domain-containing protein, with the protein MNSDETQIPKPLSDSELYEETTPDVTEESAGSQNLQPLPELTPSGVKPQGGEHQPPLQDFAKLDREFPLEDAPHPPVESESPEMDLEAVYEQTEPPTPPTPPTELEQEVRDLEQQKAQLEAEVAALRAEKQRWLAQETQPIQQVIDQMMREGLKELEGQKQAVQASIEQLEKRRDRISQEMRRSFAGTSQEIAIRVQGFKEYLVGSLQDLAAAAEQLDLPNYQNRETPPDTGRRSPRGEMPEEAPTPQFAKQNFQDQRRQVTAILDQYRMKPDYYGPPWQLRRTFEPIHAERVQDWFFKQGGRGAIRSMGSRLQNILVASAVIGVLHSLYRDRLRVLVLANTPERLGEWRRGLQDCLGISRSDFGPSRGIGLFESPEALVQKAERLVEDKLLPVIIMDETEDLINLSLLQFPLWLAFARDPNQSSSYLY; encoded by the coding sequence ATGAATTCTGACGAAACCCAAATTCCTAAACCTCTGTCTGACTCCGAGTTGTACGAGGAGACAACACCGGATGTTACGGAGGAGAGTGCAGGATCTCAAAATCTCCAACCCTTGCCGGAGTTAACCCCTTCGGGTGTGAAACCCCAAGGTGGAGAACATCAGCCGCCGCTTCAGGATTTCGCCAAGCTAGATCGAGAATTCCCCTTAGAGGATGCACCCCACCCTCCGGTTGAGTCAGAATCCCCAGAAATGGATTTAGAGGCTGTTTATGAACAAACCGAACCCCCTACACCCCCCACACCTCCCACAGAGTTAGAACAGGAGGTGCGGGACTTAGAACAGCAAAAAGCCCAGCTAGAGGCAGAAGTGGCGGCACTGCGGGCGGAGAAACAACGCTGGTTAGCACAGGAAACCCAACCGATTCAACAGGTCATTGACCAAATGATGCGGGAAGGGTTGAAGGAATTAGAAGGCCAGAAACAAGCTGTACAAGCGTCTATCGAACAACTGGAGAAACGGCGCGATCGCATCTCCCAAGAAATGCGCCGTTCTTTTGCCGGAACCTCCCAAGAAATCGCTATTCGCGTTCAAGGGTTTAAAGAGTATTTAGTGGGCAGTTTACAAGACTTAGCGGCCGCGGCCGAACAGTTAGACTTACCCAACTATCAAAACCGGGAAACCCCACCCGACACCGGGCGACGTTCCCCCCGAGGGGAAATGCCCGAAGAAGCACCGACTCCCCAATTTGCCAAGCAGAATTTCCAAGACCAACGGCGACAAGTGACGGCCATTCTGGATCAATATCGCATGAAACCCGATTATTACGGCCCCCCTTGGCAACTGCGCCGGACCTTTGAACCCATCCACGCGGAACGGGTGCAGGATTGGTTCTTTAAACAAGGGGGACGGGGGGCGATTCGTTCGATGGGCAGTCGCTTACAGAATATACTGGTGGCCTCGGCGGTGATTGGGGTGTTGCACAGTCTTTATCGCGATCGCCTGCGGGTGTTAGTGTTAGCCAACACACCAGAACGCCTCGGAGAATGGCGGCGCGGTTTACAGGACTGTCTCGGCATCTCCCGTAGTGATTTCGGTCCATCGAGAGGCATCGGTTTATTTGAGTCCCCAGAAGCCCTCGTGCAGAAAGCAGAACGTTTAGTTGAGGACAAGTTACTCCCGGTAATCATCATGGACGAAACCGAGGATCTAATTAACTTGTCCCTCCTACAATTCCCCCTCTGGTTAGCCTTTGCCCGAGATCCCAATCAAAGTTCTAGTTATTTGTATTGA
- a CDS encoding DUF3119 family protein has product MSNTGSTVVRDNTIELSPSYRLPLFLLVGAIPLFWLQVWLGGAIALFAVFLSIQTATLRLVFTETALDVYRGKTLIRHFPYEDWQNWRVFWPGVPILFYFKEVKSIHFLPIIFDPEALKDCLQPLPRI; this is encoded by the coding sequence ATGAGTAATACCGGATCTACTGTTGTTCGTGACAATACAATTGAACTATCACCGAGTTATCGTTTACCGTTGTTTTTGTTGGTGGGGGCAATCCCGTTATTTTGGCTGCAAGTTTGGCTAGGGGGGGCGATCGCACTTTTCGCCGTTTTCCTCTCCATTCAAACGGCGACGCTGCGTTTAGTCTTTACAGAAACGGCGCTGGATGTGTACCGGGGCAAGACTCTAATCCGTCATTTTCCCTATGAAGATTGGCAAAACTGGCGCGTTTTTTGGCCGGGTGTTCCGATTTTGTTTTATTTCAAAGAGGTGAAAAGCATTCACTTTTTGCCGATTATTTTTGATCCTGAAGCCCTAAAAGATTGTCTCCAACCCCTACCCCGCATCTGA